A region of Pyxidicoccus trucidator DNA encodes the following proteins:
- a CDS encoding glycosyltransferase family 2 protein, with protein MKPGVTVVMVAYDNEDRALTRLMRDLMPSLLLYRSALDAELLVVDNSAKPQPRLAEAVRENGVVPAKYLWNEGRNLYYGPALNLAVKAAAHPFLLYVCANHGRMVDPTWLWDLLAPLVNDTTGKVALTGTHAPSGPPSKLGFPNSLPHLHIQGGLFAARTGVLAQHPFPDGEYAHWNSDVYQSLQLLQRGYRLVDVPTVKSVWRSRVTQGHYKFIHDEG; from the coding sequence GTGAAGCCGGGCGTCACGGTGGTGATGGTCGCTTACGACAACGAGGACCGGGCGCTGACGCGCCTGATGCGCGACCTCATGCCGTCCCTGTTGCTGTACCGGAGCGCCCTCGACGCCGAGTTGCTGGTGGTCGACAACAGCGCGAAGCCGCAGCCGAGGCTGGCGGAGGCGGTGCGCGAGAATGGCGTCGTCCCCGCGAAGTACCTCTGGAACGAAGGCCGCAACCTCTACTACGGCCCGGCCCTGAACCTCGCGGTGAAGGCCGCGGCGCACCCGTTCCTGCTCTACGTCTGCGCCAACCACGGGCGGATGGTGGACCCGACGTGGCTGTGGGACCTCCTCGCGCCGCTGGTGAACGACACCACGGGCAAGGTGGCCCTCACCGGCACCCACGCCCCGAGCGGCCCGCCGTCCAAGCTGGGCTTCCCGAACTCGCTGCCGCACCTCCACATCCAGGGAGGCCTCTTCGCCGCGAGGACCGGCGTGCTGGCGCAGCACCCATTCCCTGATGGCGAATACGCCCACTGGAACTCGGACGTCTACCAGTCCCTCCAGCTCCTGCAGCGGGGCTACCGGCTGGTGGACGTGCCCACCGTCAAGTCCGTGTGGCGCTCCCGGGTGACGCAGGGCCACTACAAGTTCATCCACGACGAGGGCTGA
- a CDS encoding class I SAM-dependent methyltransferase: protein MHEGAYKFVARVVTQLEPRKQVLELGSRTVAGNWPYSGSIRPLFPGSEYVGVDIAHGENVDFLGDAATWRPEPFRQFDTVVCTETLEHTPEAERICHNALALLHVGGVFILTAAGVGRTPHSAVDGQGLRPGEYYRNVNREQLRQWLAPFGFAMIDTASTPGDIYALAVKLGPGT, encoded by the coding sequence ATGCACGAAGGCGCCTACAAGTTCGTGGCCCGGGTTGTCACGCAGCTCGAGCCACGCAAGCAGGTCCTGGAGCTCGGGAGCCGGACGGTGGCGGGGAACTGGCCCTACTCCGGCTCCATCCGCCCGCTGTTCCCCGGCTCGGAGTACGTCGGCGTGGACATCGCCCACGGGGAGAATGTGGACTTCCTCGGGGATGCCGCCACCTGGCGCCCGGAGCCCTTCCGCCAGTTCGACACCGTCGTCTGCACCGAGACGCTCGAGCACACGCCCGAGGCCGAGCGCATCTGCCACAACGCCCTGGCCCTGCTCCACGTGGGCGGGGTGTTCATCCTCACGGCCGCGGGTGTCGGGCGCACGCCCCACTCGGCGGTGGACGGCCAGGGGCTGCGGCCCGGTGAGTACTACCGCAACGTCAACCGCGAGCAGCTCCGGCAGTGGCTGGCGCCGTTCGGCTTCGCGATGATCGACACGGCTTCCACACCCGGGGACATCTACGCCCTCGCGGTGAAGTTGGGGCCCGGGACGTGA
- a CDS encoding GDP-mannose 4,6-dehydratase: MRILVTGADGFVGRHLCAMLRAAGDDVVEAHGPRGEGINSSALHFDVSNEAAMKAAVAEAKPEGVIHLAGFSSVAKSHNNPSRVFAVNTMGVVHLLTALRDTAPKTRVVLVGSGEVYGPVPEGTRADETTPAVPLSPYAASKSAAELAGVQFHRSYGLEVMMARPFNHLGAGQDPTFVVPSFASQIRAIGLGTVDPVLRTGNLEAVRDFSHVRDVVEAYRLLLLKGEAGQAYNICSGEGRTIRSLLEEMLALAGVNARIELDPARLRPSDIPSLVGAPDKLRALGWTPKLTVTDALRDVLGPKVPARAG, translated from the coding sequence ATGCGCATCCTCGTCACCGGAGCGGACGGCTTCGTCGGCCGGCACCTGTGCGCCATGCTGCGCGCGGCCGGTGACGACGTGGTGGAGGCGCATGGGCCTCGCGGGGAGGGCATCAACAGCAGCGCCCTCCACTTCGACGTGTCCAACGAGGCGGCGATGAAGGCCGCCGTCGCCGAGGCGAAGCCCGAGGGGGTCATCCACCTCGCGGGCTTCAGCTCGGTGGCCAAGAGCCACAACAACCCCTCGCGCGTGTTCGCGGTGAACACGATGGGGGTGGTGCACCTGCTCACGGCACTGCGCGACACCGCTCCGAAGACGCGGGTGGTGCTGGTGGGCTCGGGCGAGGTGTACGGCCCGGTGCCCGAGGGCACGCGCGCCGACGAGACCACGCCCGCGGTGCCGCTGAGCCCCTACGCGGCCTCCAAGTCCGCGGCGGAGCTGGCGGGGGTGCAGTTCCACCGCAGCTACGGGCTGGAGGTGATGATGGCCCGACCCTTCAACCACCTGGGCGCGGGACAGGACCCCACCTTCGTGGTGCCCTCCTTCGCGTCGCAGATTCGCGCCATCGGCCTGGGCACGGTGGACCCGGTGCTGCGCACCGGCAACCTGGAGGCCGTGCGCGACTTCTCCCACGTCCGCGACGTGGTGGAGGCGTACCGCCTGCTGCTGCTGAAGGGCGAGGCTGGGCAGGCCTACAACATCTGCAGCGGCGAGGGCCGCACCATCCGCAGCCTGCTGGAGGAGATGCTGGCGCTGGCCGGGGTGAATGCGCGGATTGAGCTGGACCCGGCGCGGCTGAGGCCCTCGGACATCCCGAGCCTCGTCGGCGCGCCGGACAAGCTGCGGGCGCTGGGCTGGACGCCGAAGCTGACGGTGACGGACGCGCTGCGCGACGTGCTCGGCCCCAAGGTGCCGGCCCGCGCCGGCTGA
- the gmd gene encoding GDP-mannose 4,6-dehydratase: MATKRALITGITGQDGSYLAELLLSKGYEVHGMVRRSSEEKFERIQHLHGKIQLHQGDLLDQFSLAALLNLVKPDEVYNLAAQSFVPTSWNQPVLTGEFTALGVTKMLEAIRHTRPQVRFYQASSSEMFGKVLEVPQTEETPFYPRSPYGVAKAYGHHITVNYRESFGLFAVSGILFNHESPRRGLEFVTRKVTHNVARIKLGLQEKLPMGNLDAKRDWGFAGDYVDAMWRMLQQPEPDDYVVATNETHTVRELVEIAFGRVGLDYQKYVHIDPAFVRPAEVDLLIGDYAKAKKKLDWEPTVRFKQLVEMMVDADLERVKAGQR; encoded by the coding sequence ATGGCGACCAAGCGCGCACTGATTACGGGCATCACGGGGCAGGACGGCAGCTACCTCGCGGAGCTGCTGCTTTCGAAGGGCTACGAGGTGCACGGCATGGTGCGCCGGTCCTCGGAGGAGAAGTTCGAGCGCATCCAGCACCTGCACGGGAAGATCCAGCTCCATCAGGGCGACCTGCTGGACCAGTTCTCCCTGGCGGCGCTGCTGAACCTGGTCAAGCCCGACGAGGTCTACAACCTGGCGGCGCAGTCCTTCGTGCCCACCAGTTGGAACCAGCCCGTCCTCACGGGTGAGTTCACCGCGCTGGGCGTGACGAAGATGCTGGAGGCCATCCGCCACACCCGCCCGCAGGTGCGCTTCTACCAGGCGTCCTCCAGCGAGATGTTCGGCAAGGTGCTGGAGGTGCCCCAGACGGAGGAGACGCCCTTCTACCCGCGCAGCCCGTACGGCGTGGCCAAGGCGTACGGCCACCACATCACCGTGAACTACCGCGAGTCCTTCGGCCTGTTCGCGGTGAGCGGCATCCTCTTCAACCACGAGTCCCCGCGCCGGGGCCTCGAGTTCGTCACGCGCAAGGTCACCCACAACGTGGCGCGCATCAAGCTGGGCCTCCAGGAGAAGCTGCCCATGGGCAACCTGGACGCCAAGCGCGACTGGGGCTTCGCGGGCGACTACGTGGACGCCATGTGGCGCATGCTCCAGCAGCCGGAGCCGGACGACTACGTGGTGGCCACCAACGAGACGCACACGGTGCGCGAGCTGGTGGAGATTGCCTTCGGCCGCGTGGGCCTGGACTACCAGAAGTACGTGCACATCGACCCGGCCTTCGTGCGCCCCGCCGAGGTGGACCTGCTCATCGGCGACTACGCCAAGGCGAAGAAGAAGCTCGACTGGGAGCCCACCGTGCGCTTCAAGCAGCTGGTGGAGATGATGGTCGACGCGGACCTGGAGCGGGTGAAGGCGGGGCAGCGGTAG
- a CDS encoding myxosortase-dependent phytase-like phosphatase — translation MRNPFPLALVALLASASVSGQPVSVVPTSQTDVEVAAGANALRDVALWVNPDGGSSLIFTAYDSVNSGLVTYGLNGDRLELEADGPTRGLAVHDGFPLAGGNQTLLLSAQAGRVMAYRLSTLASDRVQPIGPVAFDVSGSGLQSVALYRSAASGRFYAFRASERFIDQFELSGADGGVSGTQVRSIDTRVGTAFGTIAGLTADEDTGSLFAMVSGQGLLRFGAEPDAGSEGRVVAAADGGQLSTTIGRVGLYRAGSSEGYLIAADRDANAFVVFERRSLAFIGAFRVASNADAGIRDAVDGPLALSVTSLPVGATFPDGLFIAHDSVAGPENLKLVSWPAVANAFDPPLRIDTRQDTDGGTDGGTGRDAGPVVGGPEPLPSNPITIPDDGDGCSCASASVPATALLGLLALAMTGRRRRRS, via the coding sequence ATGCGCAATCCATTTCCCCTGGCCCTGGTGGCGCTGCTCGCGAGCGCGTCCGTGTCCGGGCAGCCGGTCTCCGTGGTGCCCACTTCGCAGACGGACGTAGAGGTCGCCGCCGGAGCCAATGCCCTTCGGGACGTGGCACTCTGGGTGAACCCGGATGGAGGCTCGAGCCTCATCTTCACGGCGTACGACAGCGTCAACTCGGGGCTCGTCACCTATGGCCTGAATGGGGACCGGCTGGAGCTGGAGGCGGACGGGCCCACCCGCGGGCTGGCCGTGCATGACGGCTTTCCGCTGGCCGGGGGCAACCAGACGCTGTTGCTGTCGGCCCAGGCTGGCAGGGTGATGGCCTACCGGCTCTCCACCCTGGCCTCGGACCGTGTGCAGCCCATCGGTCCCGTGGCCTTCGACGTCTCGGGCTCGGGCCTGCAGTCCGTGGCGCTCTATCGCAGCGCCGCTTCGGGCCGCTTCTACGCCTTCAGGGCCTCGGAGCGGTTCATCGACCAGTTCGAGCTGAGCGGGGCGGATGGAGGCGTGTCGGGCACCCAGGTGCGCAGCATCGACACGCGCGTCGGCACCGCCTTCGGCACCATCGCCGGTCTGACGGCGGACGAGGACACCGGTTCCCTGTTCGCCATGGTGTCCGGTCAGGGACTCTTGCGCTTCGGCGCCGAGCCCGACGCGGGCAGCGAGGGGCGCGTGGTGGCGGCGGCGGACGGCGGGCAGCTCTCCACGACCATCGGCCGGGTGGGCCTGTACCGCGCGGGGAGCAGCGAGGGCTACCTCATCGCCGCCGACCGGGACGCGAACGCGTTCGTCGTCTTCGAGCGCCGCTCGCTCGCCTTCATCGGCGCGTTCCGCGTGGCGTCGAATGCGGACGCCGGCATCCGCGACGCGGTGGACGGACCGCTCGCCCTGTCGGTGACCTCGCTGCCGGTGGGTGCCACCTTCCCGGATGGCCTCTTCATCGCGCACGACAGCGTGGCCGGCCCGGAGAACCTCAAGCTCGTCTCCTGGCCGGCGGTGGCCAACGCCTTCGACCCGCCGCTGCGCATCGACACGCGGCAGGACACCGACGGCGGGACGGATGGAGGCACGGGGAGGGACGCCGGTCCCGTGGTGGGCGGGCCTGAGCCGCTTCCCTCCAACCCCATCACGATTCCCGATGATGGCGACGGGTGCTCCTGCGCCTCGGCTTCCGTTCCCGCGACGGCGCTGCTCGGGCTGCTCGCCCTGGCGATGACGGGTCGTCGGCGTCGCCGGAGCTGA
- a CDS encoding bifunctional metallophosphatase/5'-nucleotidase, which produces MRSPHPVLFVLAALAASCASTPPTAPAPEAGPTASAALGGPVRLTLVGLNDFHGQVEPHRTPLKDGQVVEEGGAATLAAYVARLRQDNPGGVLLVDAGDLFQGTLPSNLTEGAVVIDVYNHLDVAAAAIGNHEFDYGPVGPGAMATRPGDDALGALKARVRQARFPLLSANLREAATGQRPAWTGNDGTRLLTVKGVKVGLVGLTTEATPDVTNPANVASLRFLPLAPAAMEGARSLRARGAEVVVAVAHAGGRCPDLKNPRDTSSCERGGDAEILTMLDALPPGTLDAVVAGHTHQPMGHFFGGVPVIETSGQARSLGVVELYVDPASRRVLTERTRIQAAIPLCAQVDATRGTCDGRRLREQPAVRLVPATFLGAPVVPDAEVTRLLAPALATAREAQQRALGVSAATPLARGYTAEGALGNLIADALREAAGADVAVMNPGGIRADLPAGPLSFGQVYEVLPFDNTVALLQLTGAELRRLLELAHASDRGAVFAVSGLELTLARCPGPQRFQGATLVGGTALAPGKTYRVAVPDFLARGGDGVGPVTRALPPERVDLTPVRDMDLREAVIAYGKARGGTLQAPPLGRVRYMGVADCPGASR; this is translated from the coding sequence ATGCGTTCCCCGCACCCCGTCCTCTTCGTCCTGGCGGCCCTCGCCGCTTCCTGCGCCAGCACTCCTCCCACGGCCCCGGCTCCCGAAGCCGGCCCCACCGCGAGCGCCGCGCTGGGCGGGCCCGTGCGGCTCACCCTGGTGGGCCTCAACGACTTCCACGGCCAGGTGGAGCCCCACCGCACGCCCCTCAAGGACGGGCAGGTGGTGGAGGAGGGTGGGGCGGCCACCCTGGCGGCCTACGTGGCCCGGCTGCGCCAGGACAACCCGGGCGGGGTGCTGCTGGTGGACGCCGGGGACCTCTTCCAGGGGACGCTGCCGTCCAACCTCACCGAGGGCGCCGTCGTCATCGACGTGTACAACCACCTGGACGTCGCCGCGGCGGCCATCGGCAACCACGAGTTCGACTACGGGCCCGTGGGCCCCGGCGCCATGGCGACCCGCCCCGGCGATGACGCGCTGGGGGCCCTGAAGGCCCGCGTCCGCCAGGCCCGCTTCCCGCTGCTGTCCGCCAACCTCCGCGAGGCGGCCACCGGCCAGCGCCCGGCGTGGACGGGCAATGACGGCACGCGCCTGCTGACGGTGAAGGGCGTGAAGGTGGGCCTCGTGGGGCTCACCACCGAGGCCACTCCCGACGTCACCAACCCCGCCAACGTGGCCTCGCTGCGCTTCCTTCCGCTGGCGCCCGCCGCGATGGAGGGGGCCCGCTCCCTGCGTGCGCGCGGCGCGGAGGTGGTGGTGGCCGTGGCGCACGCGGGGGGCAGGTGCCCGGACCTGAAGAACCCACGCGACACGTCCAGCTGTGAGCGGGGGGGCGACGCGGAAATCCTGACCATGCTGGACGCGCTGCCGCCGGGCACGCTGGACGCGGTGGTGGCGGGGCACACGCACCAGCCCATGGGCCACTTCTTCGGCGGCGTGCCCGTCATCGAGACGTCCGGTCAGGCGCGCTCGCTGGGCGTGGTGGAGCTGTACGTGGACCCGGCGAGCCGGCGCGTGCTGACGGAGCGCACCCGCATCCAGGCGGCCATTCCCCTCTGCGCCCAGGTGGACGCGACCCGCGGCACGTGTGACGGGCGCCGCCTGCGGGAGCAGCCCGCGGTGCGCCTGGTGCCGGCCACCTTCCTGGGAGCGCCCGTGGTGCCGGACGCGGAGGTGACGCGGCTGCTGGCCCCGGCGCTGGCGACCGCGCGCGAAGCCCAGCAGCGCGCGCTGGGCGTCTCCGCGGCGACGCCCCTGGCGCGCGGCTACACGGCGGAGGGCGCGCTGGGCAACCTCATCGCGGATGCCCTGCGCGAGGCGGCCGGTGCGGACGTGGCGGTGATGAACCCCGGCGGCATCCGCGCGGATCTGCCCGCAGGCCCGCTGTCCTTCGGCCAGGTGTACGAGGTGCTGCCCTTCGACAACACCGTGGCGCTGCTCCAGCTCACCGGCGCGGAGCTGCGGCGCCTGCTGGAGCTGGCCCATGCGTCCGACCGGGGCGCCGTCTTCGCCGTCTCCGGGCTGGAGCTGACGCTGGCGCGCTGCCCGGGGCCCCAGCGGTTCCAGGGCGCCACCCTGGTGGGTGGCACCGCGCTGGCGCCGGGGAAGACCTACCGGGTGGCGGTGCCGGACTTCCTCGCGCGGGGGGGCGATGGCGTGGGCCCCGTCACCCGGGCGCTGCCTCCCGAGCGCGTGGACCTCACGCCCGTGCGCGACATGGATTTGCGCGAGGCCGTCATCGCCTACGGGAAGGCCCGTGGCGGCACCCTCCAGGCACCTCCGCTGGGGCGTGTGCGCTACATGGGTGTCGCGGACTGTCCTGGCGCGTCGCGCTGA
- a CDS encoding Hsp70 family protein — translation MRIVGIDLGTTHCAVASVDPTKGAGAPVEDFPIPQLVRQGEVAPRALLPSTVYVPAGHELAAGSLELPWGDDGSAWVVGELARWQGARVPGRLIASAKSWLCHPGVDRSAPILPWGAPADVRKLSPVDASALLLTHLARAWDFAHPDAPLSKQEVVITVPASFDEAARALTVSAARKAGLEKFTLLEEPQAAFYDYTARHRTGLEQTLGNVRLVLVVDVGGGTTDFTLVHAGVSPEGPMLRRLAVGDHLLLGGDNMDAALARRVEEKLFTDGRRLSATQWTQAIQAARTAKEALLGNVPPEKYGVSLVSEGSRLLGGTLSTELLRDEAQALVLDGFFPATGPTERPRRAARMALQELGLPYVQDAAVTRHLAAFLAQHAAAGFAALGETAPAEGALPRPDAILLNGGVFNSPQISARLVEALSAWWPGAPRIPLLRHESLELAVARGAAYYGLVRRGHGLRIGGGAARAYYVGLQRPADSAEQPALCLIPRGFEEGQKVDLGERPFTLTLGRPVQFQVFSTTSDRIDKPGDLVPLAEDLKPLPPIHTLLKGASGKVAEVPVHLQAALTEIGTLELYCVSNVADERWRLEFELRGTGGSHELTVTESMPARFVEAKDNIERVYGNKPLPIGPKDVKQLGRTMEKALGPRETWRVPVLREMWSTLYAGASKRRRTEDHERVFYSLTGFSLRPGFGYPLDGWRAEQTFSLFDALVQHHTDKAVWTEFWVMWRRIAGGLTEAQQQKLYAYLQPHLARRVPPDAPPAGKLKGIQPEGLEEMVRTVASLEHLSPGDKSEVGRWIAARLKAEAKSGGPWAWALGRLGARVPLYGSSHKVVDVETAEAWLTLLLELDLRKVDGAPFAAAQLARLTGDRTRDLDPALRERTAQALVAAKASEAWVRMVREVLALEEADEARALGDTLPAGLRLS, via the coding sequence ATGCGAATCGTCGGAATCGACCTGGGAACCACCCACTGCGCGGTGGCATCCGTGGACCCCACGAAGGGCGCGGGCGCGCCCGTGGAGGACTTCCCGATTCCCCAGCTCGTCCGGCAGGGAGAGGTGGCGCCCCGCGCGCTGCTCCCCTCCACCGTGTACGTGCCCGCGGGCCACGAGCTGGCCGCCGGGTCTCTCGAGCTGCCCTGGGGCGATGACGGCAGCGCGTGGGTGGTGGGAGAGCTGGCCCGCTGGCAGGGCGCCCGCGTGCCTGGGCGGCTCATCGCCAGCGCCAAGAGCTGGCTGTGCCACCCGGGCGTGGACCGCTCCGCGCCCATCCTCCCGTGGGGTGCTCCGGCGGACGTGCGGAAGCTCTCCCCGGTGGACGCCAGCGCCCTCCTGCTGACGCACCTGGCGCGCGCGTGGGACTTCGCGCACCCGGACGCGCCCCTGTCGAAGCAGGAGGTGGTGATTACCGTCCCCGCCTCCTTCGACGAGGCGGCGCGCGCCCTCACGGTGAGCGCCGCGCGCAAGGCCGGGCTTGAGAAGTTCACCCTGCTGGAGGAGCCGCAGGCGGCCTTCTACGACTACACCGCGCGCCACCGGACGGGCCTGGAGCAGACGCTCGGCAACGTCCGGCTGGTGCTGGTGGTGGACGTGGGCGGCGGCACCACGGACTTCACGCTGGTGCACGCGGGTGTCTCTCCCGAGGGCCCCATGCTGCGGCGCCTCGCGGTGGGCGACCACCTGCTGCTGGGTGGCGACAACATGGACGCCGCCCTGGCCCGCCGCGTGGAGGAGAAGCTCTTCACCGACGGCCGCCGCCTGTCCGCCACGCAGTGGACGCAGGCCATCCAGGCCGCGCGCACCGCGAAGGAGGCGCTGCTGGGCAACGTACCCCCGGAGAAGTACGGCGTCTCCCTGGTGAGCGAAGGCAGCCGGCTGCTGGGCGGCACGCTCTCCACCGAGCTGCTGCGCGACGAGGCGCAGGCCCTGGTGCTGGACGGCTTCTTCCCCGCCACCGGCCCCACCGAGCGCCCGCGCCGCGCCGCGCGCATGGCGCTCCAGGAGCTGGGCCTGCCGTACGTGCAGGACGCGGCGGTGACACGGCACCTGGCGGCCTTCCTCGCGCAGCACGCGGCGGCGGGCTTCGCGGCGCTGGGGGAGACGGCTCCGGCCGAGGGCGCCCTGCCCCGCCCCGACGCCATCCTCCTCAATGGAGGCGTCTTCAACTCGCCCCAGATTTCCGCGCGGCTGGTGGAGGCCCTCTCCGCATGGTGGCCCGGCGCGCCGCGCATCCCCCTGCTGCGCCATGAGTCGCTGGAATTGGCGGTGGCGCGGGGTGCCGCGTACTACGGGCTGGTGCGGCGCGGGCATGGCCTGCGCATCGGCGGTGGCGCGGCGCGCGCGTACTACGTGGGCCTGCAGCGGCCGGCGGACAGCGCGGAGCAGCCGGCGCTGTGCCTCATCCCCCGTGGCTTCGAGGAGGGACAGAAGGTGGACCTGGGCGAGCGCCCCTTCACGCTCACCCTGGGGCGGCCGGTGCAGTTCCAGGTCTTCTCCACGACGAGCGACCGCATCGACAAGCCGGGAGACCTCGTCCCGCTGGCGGAGGACCTCAAGCCCCTGCCCCCCATCCACACCCTGCTCAAGGGCGCGTCCGGCAAGGTGGCCGAGGTGCCCGTGCACCTTCAGGCGGCGCTGACGGAGATTGGCACGCTGGAGCTGTACTGCGTCTCCAACGTGGCGGACGAGCGGTGGCGGCTGGAGTTCGAGCTGCGCGGCACGGGCGGCTCGCACGAGCTGACCGTCACCGAGTCCATGCCCGCGCGCTTCGTCGAGGCGAAGGACAACATCGAGCGCGTCTACGGCAACAAGCCCCTGCCCATCGGCCCCAAGGACGTGAAGCAGCTGGGACGCACGATGGAGAAGGCGCTGGGCCCGCGCGAGACGTGGCGCGTGCCGGTGCTGCGCGAGATGTGGAGCACGCTGTACGCGGGCGCCAGCAAGCGGCGCCGCACGGAGGACCACGAGCGCGTCTTCTACAGCCTCACCGGCTTCAGCCTGCGCCCGGGCTTCGGCTACCCGCTGGACGGCTGGCGCGCGGAGCAGACCTTCAGCCTCTTCGACGCGCTGGTGCAGCACCACACGGACAAGGCGGTGTGGACGGAGTTCTGGGTGATGTGGCGCCGCATCGCCGGCGGCCTCACCGAGGCGCAGCAGCAGAAGCTGTACGCGTACCTCCAGCCGCACCTAGCGCGGAGGGTGCCGCCGGACGCGCCGCCCGCTGGGAAGCTCAAGGGCATCCAACCGGAGGGGCTGGAGGAGATGGTCCGCACGGTGGCCTCGCTGGAGCACCTGTCGCCCGGAGACAAGTCGGAGGTGGGCCGGTGGATTGCCGCGCGGCTGAAGGCCGAGGCGAAGTCCGGTGGCCCCTGGGCCTGGGCGCTGGGCCGGCTGGGTGCGCGCGTGCCGCTCTACGGCAGCAGCCACAAGGTGGTGGACGTGGAGACGGCCGAGGCGTGGCTCACGCTGCTGCTGGAGCTGGATCTGCGGAAGGTGGACGGCGCTCCCTTCGCGGCGGCGCAGCTGGCCCGGCTCACCGGCGACCGCACCCGGGACCTGGACCCCGCCCTGCGTGAGCGCACGGCGCAGGCCCTGGTCGCGGCGAAGGCGTCCGAGGCCTGGGTGCGAATGGTGCGCGAGGTGCTGGCGCTGGAGGAGGCGGACGAGGCCCGGGCGCTCGGTGACACGCTGCCGGCGGGCCTGCGCCTGTCCTGA
- a CDS encoding Hsp70 family protein, which translates to MARYSIGIDLGTTHSAVSYFNLEEGKPRGPAQSMLPIPQLTAPGTVEARPLLPSFLYLPSGQEFPAGSLGLPWNPEASTIVGEFARTHGAKVPTRLVSSAKSWLSHPGVDRRAALLPWQAPEEVQRVSPLDASARYLRHLKEAWDSTFARAREESGNALAEQDVIVTVPASFDAAARDLTLEAAKAAGLHHITLLEEPQAALYAWLEAMGENFRKQVQPGEVILVVDVGGGTSDFSVITVRDREGDLELLRVAVGDHILLGGDNMDLALAHTLNQRLTAEGKKLDAWQFNALTYGCRHAKETLYGDPSMERAPISIPGRGSSLIGGTLRTELTREELDRVLTDGFFPVTSADELPRTARRTGLAQMALPYAQDPGVSRHLAAFLTRQAQALAASQDAPVDVSGKAFLHPTAVLFNGGVFKAGPLKARVMEVLNAWLEADGGQPAKELEGADLDLAVARGAAYYGWVRQGHGLRIRGGTARAYYVGVETAMPAVPGMEPPVKALCVAPFGMEEGTQADVPPQEFGLVTGEPTSFRFFSSSVRRDDKVGVMLEDVDSELAGGALEELAPIETTMPGKPSAFGDLTPVNLQAAVTEVGTLELRCLQKDGPGRWKLELNVRMKE; encoded by the coding sequence ATGGCCCGCTATTCCATCGGCATCGACCTTGGCACCACGCACTCCGCGGTGTCCTACTTCAACCTCGAGGAGGGCAAGCCCCGGGGCCCCGCGCAGTCCATGCTGCCCATCCCCCAGCTCACAGCGCCCGGCACCGTGGAGGCGCGCCCGCTGCTGCCGTCCTTCCTCTACCTGCCCTCCGGCCAGGAGTTCCCCGCCGGCAGCCTCGGGCTGCCGTGGAACCCGGAGGCCAGCACGATTGTGGGCGAGTTCGCCCGCACGCACGGCGCCAAGGTGCCCACGCGCCTCGTGTCCTCCGCCAAGAGCTGGTTGTCCCACCCCGGCGTGGACCGGCGCGCGGCGCTGCTGCCCTGGCAGGCCCCGGAAGAAGTCCAGCGCGTGTCGCCACTGGATGCGTCCGCGCGCTACCTCCGCCACCTGAAGGAGGCGTGGGACTCCACCTTCGCCCGCGCCCGGGAGGAGTCCGGCAACGCGCTGGCCGAGCAGGACGTCATCGTCACCGTCCCCGCGTCCTTCGACGCGGCGGCCCGGGACTTGACGCTGGAGGCCGCCAAGGCGGCGGGCCTCCACCACATCACCCTCCTGGAGGAGCCCCAGGCCGCGCTCTACGCGTGGCTGGAGGCCATGGGGGAGAACTTCCGCAAGCAGGTGCAGCCCGGCGAGGTCATCCTCGTGGTGGACGTGGGCGGCGGCACCTCGGACTTCTCCGTCATCACCGTGAGGGACCGCGAGGGTGACTTGGAGCTGCTGCGCGTGGCGGTGGGCGACCACATCCTGCTGGGCGGTGACAACATGGACCTGGCGCTGGCGCACACGCTCAACCAGCGCCTGACGGCGGAGGGCAAGAAGCTGGACGCGTGGCAGTTCAACGCCCTCACCTACGGCTGCCGGCACGCGAAGGAGACGCTGTACGGCGACCCCTCCATGGAGCGGGCGCCCATCTCCATCCCCGGCCGGGGCTCGTCGCTCATCGGCGGCACGCTGCGCACGGAGCTGACGCGCGAGGAGTTGGACCGGGTCCTCACCGACGGCTTCTTCCCGGTGACGTCCGCGGACGAGCTGCCCCGCACCGCGCGCCGCACGGGCCTGGCGCAGATGGCGCTGCCCTACGCGCAGGACCCGGGCGTCTCGCGGCACCTCGCGGCCTTCCTCACCCGGCAGGCCCAGGCGCTCGCGGCCAGCCAGGACGCGCCGGTGGACGTGAGCGGCAAGGCCTTCCTCCACCCCACCGCGGTGCTCTTCAACGGCGGCGTCTTCAAGGCCGGTCCGCTGAAGGCGCGCGTCATGGAGGTGCTCAACGCGTGGCTGGAGGCCGACGGCGGCCAGCCGGCCAAGGAGCTGGAGGGCGCGGACCTGGACCTCGCCGTGGCGCGCGGCGCCGCGTACTACGGCTGGGTGCGCCAGGGCCACGGCCTGCGCATCCGCGGCGGCACCGCCCGCGCCTACTACGTGGGCGTGGAGACGGCGATGCCCGCCGTGCCCGGCATGGAGCCGCCCGTGAAGGCGCTCTGCGTGGCCCCCTTCGGCATGGAGGAAGGGACGCAGGCGGACGTGCCGCCGCAGGAGTTCGGCCTCGTCACCGGCGAGCCCACCAGCTTCCGCTTCTTCTCCTCGTCCGTCCGCCGCGACGACAAGGTGGGCGTCATGCTGGAGGACGTGGACAGCGAGCTGGCCGGCGGTGCGCTGGAGGAGCTGGCGCCCATTGAGACCACCATGCCCGGCAAGCCGTCGGCTTTTGGCGACCTGACGCCCGTCAACCTCCAGGCGGCGGTGACGGAGGTGGGCACCCTGGAGCTGCGCTGCCTGCAGAAGGACGGCCCGGGACGCTGGAAGCTGGAGCTCAACGTCCGCATGAAGGAGTAG